The following proteins come from a genomic window of Finegoldia magna ATCC 29328:
- a CDS encoding MATE family efflux transporter yields MKQDMKEQLLSKRPIDLLFQLSIPAVIGMIVIGLYPLMDGIFAGNIIGQTAMTACGVAMPLTFFNSGVSTLIGVGSASVLSRAIGKSDQKTVDKIMGNLIFWVILFSSIITIGGILLAPHFLDMVGASGEIKEYGIRYLRVIFIGSLFVNFTQSANMVMRGEGLMKKAMLIMGLGAFLNIILDPILMKLMGKYAIEGAALATITAQFVQAIITLHYFKYKSKAVKINKIKPDQEIKKEMFGVGSSAMMMQILFMIQQTMLYKMSFKYGGDTNAILMAATLRIYAFSFIPLWGMSQGLQPVVGTNFGAKKYDRVKEAMKVFSIGGLVLASIFWIPALAFSKNILSLFGVEESIITQGIGNFRLFYSIFILYGVMVMTITFFQSIGNAKKAGIIVMLRQLFLFVPAMIILPMTFGVKAVWFAEPLVDLIMILAGIAMMIGELNRMPSEIKKI; encoded by the coding sequence TTGAAACAAGATATGAAAGAACAATTATTAAGCAAAAGACCTATAGACCTACTTTTTCAATTATCTATCCCTGCTGTAATAGGAATGATAGTAATAGGTCTTTATCCACTTATGGATGGAATTTTTGCAGGAAATATTATAGGGCAAACTGCAATGACAGCTTGTGGTGTCGCTATGCCACTTACTTTTTTCAATAGCGGAGTATCTACCCTAATTGGTGTAGGGTCAGCATCGGTTTTATCAAGAGCTATAGGAAAGAGCGACCAAAAAACAGTTGATAAAATTATGGGGAATTTAATCTTTTGGGTTATTCTATTCTCATCAATTATTACAATAGGCGGAATTTTACTTGCACCACATTTTTTAGATATGGTTGGAGCAAGTGGAGAAATTAAAGAATATGGTATCAGATATTTACGAGTAATTTTCATTGGTTCTTTATTTGTAAACTTTACTCAATCAGCAAACATGGTTATGCGTGGAGAAGGATTAATGAAAAAAGCAATGCTCATTATGGGGCTAGGAGCTTTTTTAAACATAATTCTTGATCCCATTCTAATGAAATTAATGGGAAAATATGCAATTGAAGGGGCTGCACTTGCAACTATTACAGCACAATTTGTTCAAGCGATTATAACACTCCATTACTTCAAATATAAAAGTAAAGCAGTAAAAATAAATAAAATCAAACCTGATCAGGAAATAAAAAAAGAAATGTTTGGCGTAGGGTCATCTGCTATGATGATGCAAATTTTATTTATGATTCAACAAACAATGCTATATAAAATGTCATTTAAATATGGCGGAGATACAAATGCTATCTTGATGGCAGCAACACTTAGAATATATGCCTTTTCATTCATTCCACTTTGGGGAATGAGTCAAGGTTTACAACCTGTAGTTGGTACAAATTTTGGAGCGAAAAAATACGACAGAGTAAAAGAAGCTATGAAAGTATTTTCTATCGGAGGATTAGTTCTTGCATCAATATTTTGGATACCAGCATTAGCATTTTCAAAGAATATACTTTCCTTATTTGGAGTAGAAGAAAGTATTATAACTCAGGGAATAGGGAACTTTAGACTATTTTATTCTATCTTTATCCTATATGGAGTAATGGTAATGACTATAACATTCTTCCAATCAATAGGAAACGCTAAAAAAGCTGGCATAATCGTCATGCTAAGACAATTATTTTTATTCGTTCCTGCCATGATTATTCTACCAATGACATTTGGAGTTAAGGCAGTATGGTTTGCTGAACCTCTTGTAGATTTAATTATGATTTTAGCTGGAATAGCAATGATGATTGGAGAGCTTAATAGAATGCCCTCTGAAATAAAAAAAATATAA
- a CDS encoding ABC transporter ATP-binding protein: MNLVKEYVNKRKGSYFASVLLAIVGVVAGLFSYIYMAKIIVNLINGVSDMNLYTPLCISILITFVIKEVAAGISTSISHTATFNSLGEIRNDISKKLFKMPLGDVLSRSSGELKNIIVEQVDSMETSLAHLVPEFTANLVGPILLFIYMFTLDWRLTLLSLIPFVVGMSIMMSVMNAHYKEMFGKSVAIGQHMNNSIVEYINGIEVIKTFNQSESSYKKYADAVYDNASFYFNWMGESMNRVAIGRLLSPMGIITIIPFGILFYINGSIDLGNLITLIVLSFATVSSILKIMNYMDDMSRISTITSEIGKILNSRELENVDKGEKIESYNIELQDVDFSYDGKKKVIDNLSMEIKESNVSALVGPSGSGKSTIAKLIAGFWNVDKGSIKIGRVETKDVSLENLSSLISFVSQDNFLFDMTIKENIRLGNKDASDEEIIDVCKKSACHDFIMNLSNGYDTRVGEGGGHLSGGERQRISIARAMLKNAPIVILDEATSYIDPENEALIQNALANLVKGKTLIIIAHRLKTIVDADRIFVIKDGKLNSYGTHEELLKSSELYKEMYAANLRGDENA, translated from the coding sequence GTGAATTTAGTAAAAGAATATGTAAATAAAAGAAAAGGATCATATTTTGCATCCGTCCTACTTGCGATAGTGGGAGTAGTTGCTGGGCTTTTTTCATATATATACATGGCAAAAATCATTGTAAATTTGATTAATGGTGTAAGCGACATGAATTTATACACTCCACTTTGTATAAGTATTTTAATAACATTTGTTATTAAAGAAGTGGCAGCAGGAATATCAACAAGTATTTCTCATACGGCAACCTTTAATTCATTAGGAGAAATTAGAAATGATATTTCCAAAAAATTATTTAAGATGCCATTGGGAGATGTACTATCAAGATCATCTGGAGAATTAAAAAATATTATAGTTGAGCAAGTTGATTCTATGGAAACATCCCTTGCACACTTAGTGCCAGAATTTACTGCAAATTTAGTAGGACCTATTCTATTATTTATTTACATGTTTACATTAGATTGGCGTTTAACTTTATTATCACTAATTCCATTTGTGGTAGGAATGTCTATTATGATGTCTGTTATGAACGCTCATTATAAAGAAATGTTTGGAAAGTCAGTTGCTATTGGTCAACATATGAATAATTCCATTGTTGAGTATATAAATGGTATAGAAGTAATAAAGACCTTTAATCAAAGCGAATCATCTTATAAAAAATATGCTGATGCAGTTTATGACAATGCAAGCTTTTATTTTAACTGGATGGGTGAATCTATGAATAGGGTTGCCATAGGTAGATTACTTTCTCCTATGGGAATTATTACCATCATACCCTTTGGGATTTTATTTTATATAAATGGAAGTATTGATTTAGGAAATTTAATTACCTTAATCGTCTTATCCTTTGCTACGGTTTCTAGCATTTTAAAAATCATGAACTATATGGATGATATGTCAAGAATATCAACTATAACTTCTGAAATAGGAAAAATTTTAAATTCAAGAGAGTTAGAAAATGTTGACAAGGGAGAAAAAATAGAATCCTATAATATAGAACTTCAAGACGTAGACTTTTCTTACGATGGGAAAAAGAAAGTTATTGATAATCTTTCTATGGAAATAAAAGAATCTAATGTTTCAGCCCTCGTTGGTCCTTCTGGGTCAGGCAAGTCCACAATAGCAAAACTTATTGCTGGATTTTGGAATGTAGATAAGGGATCTATTAAAATTGGCAGAGTAGAAACAAAAGATGTGTCGCTCGAAAACTTGTCTTCACTTATTTCTTTTGTATCCCAAGACAATTTCCTCTTTGATATGACTATAAAGGAAAATATTAGGCTTGGAAATAAGGATGCCTCTGACGAAGAAATTATAGATGTATGTAAAAAATCTGCCTGCCATGATTTTATTATGAATCTATCTAATGGTTATGATACAAGAGTTGGCGAAGGTGGAGGTCATCTATCTGGAGGAGAAAGACAAAGAATATCTATTGCTCGTGCCATGCTAAAAAATGCACCAATCGTAATTTTAGATGAAGCAACTTCTTATATAGATCCCGAAAATGAAGCTCTCATACAAAATGCCTTGGCAAATCTAGTTAAGGGTAAAACTTTAATCATAATCGCGCATAGGCTAAAGACAATTGTTGATGCAGATAGGATATTTGTTATTAAAGATGGCAAATTAAATTCTTATGGTACTCATGAAGAACTATTAAAGTCATCAGAACTTTATAAGGAAATGTATGCTGCAAATTTAAGGGGTGATGAAAATGCTTAA